The region CATAGATTTCTGGACACTCCATTTGTCAGCAGCATCTGAGAGCTTTGTTCAAAAGTGTATCTGTTTGATTTAACCAGAGGGTGTCCACATGGCTGACTGCGGAGTTATTTCCTCGCATTTTCTGAATTCCCGCTACTAAAAGGCTCAGGGAGTACTGGAAGTGTTGACTTAAGTAAACCGTGAAAATTTGTCAAACTCCCGTGAACGAAGAATGTTGCTAAGTGGGAACGTAATAAGACAAGGGACTCTCTTAGCTGTATTCATTATATTGTTCATTGCAACAATTTCAAATTACTGCAGTGCATTGACTAAACAGTGGTGATATACCAAAGCAAAcctcacacaccaaaaaaaaaaaaaacatccccacACATAAAACTTTCATTCACAGCAAAATAAACCATTGCGCTCAGCAAGAAACTCACACTTGCACCAAAAACCCTCACACCCTCACAAATCTTTGTAACAAACTCTCACGCCCAGAAGTAAAGCTCACACTGATCAAAGAACATATCACTCtgacaaaaaacattcacacagaAACCTCAAAAACACCATGACTGCATGCTCGTCCTAACCCACTCACCCCCACGAATAGTATATTACTAAAACCCTCTCACATTCACTCCAACTCACACTCAACAATAAATCCCATGCTCACCAAAACGTTTTTTTGTGCCAACCTCTCACACATCACCCAAACCCCTCATCAATCTCCCAAAAAACTTTCTCATCCCATCAAatccacgcacacgcgcacgcattATGAAACGAAAACacgctcacgcacgcacacatccgCGCGCACACGTCAAAGAATTTAGACACGCACGTAAAAAAAGTTTCAAGTTATGAGGCACACATAAAGACATGAAAATGGATGCtgcaagacaaagaaaaaaaggctataGTATGTTTTTTGCAGTCTCGGCATAAACGgcagagaaaaagaaagcaagCAAGTTTGACGGCAATAACTTACCTATAGGGAGGGCGAGGAAAAAGGGCAGCCAACAAAGTGTAAACATGCCCACCACAACTCCCAGAGTTTTGGCCGCCTTCTTCTCCCGAGAGAACTTGAGCAGTTTGACCGCGAGGGAGCTTCTGGCTTGATGTCCGCGGCCCTTGCCGACGCAAGCTGCCGGCTCGTCGTGCACCTGAGAGCCCTTGTGGACCCTCAAGGTGAGCTCGCCGGAGTTCATCCTTTCGCGCATGACCCCGGCCTCCAAGTTCTTGGTGGTGCGTTTGGCCACGATATACACCCGGCAGTACATGGCCAGAATGACCACCAGAGGAATGTAGAAGGAGCCGAGGGAGGAGAACAGCGCGTAAAAGGGCTCTTCGGTGATGAGGCACACGGTGTCGTCCGGCGAAGGCGGCTGCTTCCAGCCGAGCAGGGGTCCGATGGAGATGACCAGGGACAACACCCACACCCCGAGCATGGCCAGCAGTGCCCGCTTTTCCGTCACGATGCCCGGGTACTGTAGCGGGTGACTCACGCCGATGTAGCGGTCGATGGAGATGACGCACAGGCTCATGATGGACGCGGTGCAACACAGCACGTCCACCGCCGCCCAAATGTCACAAAAGATCCTCCCGAACACCCAGCAGTCGAGGATCTCCAGGGTGGCCGACACCGGCAGCACCGTGGTGCCCAGCAGCAGGTCGGCAATCGCCAAGTTGATGATGAAGTAGTTGGTCGGGGTGCGCAGGTGCCTGTTGCACACCACCGAGAGGATGACGAGGATGTTGCCCGCGATGGCGAACACGATGAAAGCCCCAAGCACCAAGCCGAGCGGGATGGCCCGGCTGAGCTCCACTTCGGCGGGCTCTGTGTGGTTGCCCCCGGAGCTCTCATTTCGCCATAAAGTCGTGACATTGTCAGTGCTCACGCTCATTTTGACCGAACGGCTCCTCCATAGCAGGCTTCACATGTCCGGCGCGGCTCACTGCAACTCACCCAACTTGCATAGTTGAAATGCTCGCGTGAAGCGTCGTTCCTCTTCTGCTGCAGTCCTGCTGCTCGGTGGACAAGTGCGGCGGGGGCCGGGGGGGAGCATGTCACCCACTCACCCAACATAGCACCACAGGATGCTGCAGAACACCGTGCGTTCGAGGAGACTTTGAAGCCTATTTAGTGAAGTCCCCCCCCATGCCCGATTTGCGCACCCCCATTGTGGGAGGGCGCGTCCTCCAACAGGATTGTAatttgtgtccatgtgtgtaTACCCGTTTCGGGCCGTTGCATAAACACTATCACGGAAataaagacttaatattcatcAACTTTGTTGACCCTTTATTAAGTGCAGTATGAAAAAAGTCTCActgcacaccaccaacaaaaattaTATACACAGTTTTCTTGTGCTGTGAAGGAATACCATTTAGTAAAACATATCCGACTGCCACTACACGCCCTGTAGCTGAACAAAGTAAATAAATCTAAATTATTTGTCGAACCTGGCTGGGGAGGGACGCTCGGTGACACCCAAACTGAAAATGGCTGTCTGTATTCCACACCACTTAAACTGGACGAGATCTGAGGTGGACCACCTCCTCGCAGGCGCTGTCATGATGACTGAGAGCACCATTCTGCAGCTCTTCATTCATTTGACCATGGACATCCGCGTTACTTTTCTTTGGATTGATTTTATATTGTGTGTTCAATATTGCCCACTCTGCATCTGATGCAACCTGGTCatccttctcaaggtttctcatttttccccagttGGGGTTttgtaagtttttccttgctgtCCTTGGAGTTAAGATGAGGGgatgttgagaataattgtcaactgTGGCcacgtgaagccctttgagatgtGTTTGTGATTACTAAGGGCTAGATAAATTGAATTGACTGGACCAATAAAATGGGAATGGATCATTTCCATTGGCACACCTGATGATCTGCCTCACAATCTACGATATTTTGTAGTCAAGAAAGTTGAGCCAAAGTCTAATGATGACTAAAGATACTACTCACCATTATGATGAATGTAGTTGTAATTAGTGGAAGCCCTatcatattttccatttttttcatcTTGTTTTCAATCACTCAGTGTGTTGTAAGATGTGAAACTAAAGTTAAATTTGAAAAACTGTATTATATAACTTTAATTACAGAACATAAGTCATACACAAGGCAATTCAAGGTGTTACATTATAAGAAGGCAAATAAAATCATTGCATAGCCTAAAGCATAGAAATAatcattaattaaattaagacTTCAGGCACTAGGAtgttttcaataaaatattCAGTTGTGATTTTTCAAAAGGCAGAAGCTTGAAAATGGTTGGAgataaaggaaaagaaaaaaggaaaagaaaggaaaaggcTGCTCAAAAATCAATTGTAACGCCATGGGCAAGGACGCCTATAACAACGGCAAAGCTTCAGCTACCTGTCACTGCTAATGGCCATTAGTTTTCCAAATCATAGCTGAAAGCAAATACAAAATAGGAAGAGTGTGGGACACCCGTCATCTTTTTAAACGAGAACAACTTGAAAACAGACACATTTACAGTCTGTATAAATGCTAATAAATATTTTACTGCAAGTTTGTTCCAGAGCTCAGACTCTTactgtcatattttatttcttttaaattaaatgtaaaGACAATGTTGTGTTAAAATGTAAAGTAAATGTAATGATAAACGGATTGGATTAAACAACAGCATTTAAATATTAGGGCTTTAAGTGATCACATTGTTGAAGCTTGATTATCCATGAATGTATCTGTGTCGTAAAGATGGGTGGAGGTTCTCTTACAATTGGCAGAAGGTTGTAGCTTATGCAATTAAACTTCTGTGCAATATTGGATTCCTTAAATCCTTTCTGACAGAATCCCTCAGAAACTGACCCTAATTTTGTCAGCTTTGGTTCATTTTTAGTGATTGCATACAGTGTATttacatgaaaataaaacaaatggcaaaataatgcaaaaatattctttaaaaGTCAGACAAGACGTGGTGCTCAAGTGTTGTAAAAAGTAGCTTCaagcttgtcttttttttttcttggaataTGAGAATATATTTTTTGAACCACTGACTGTCTCTCTAACTTGAGTAAGTGAAGTTTTATTTTAGCGCTAAGTGGCTCCCCATGAtataaagcaaacatttgtttgAGTCTTTTCCAGATGCTGTTCATTGACCCTTTTTGGTTTCATCCTCCATGGatacatgacttttttttctttttttttgctgtgaaaGGTTAAAGGAGAGCAGTTAGAGCATCTCTTAGACCTTTAAACCATATGTTCAGCACAACTAATAAAGCTAAtttagtgagtgtgtgtgcgattTAGCTATAAATAGCAGATGGGTTCCTTCTCACACATTTGCAGTCGGTGAACCTTACAGGACAAAGTGATCAGATCGCTGCCATTTATCGTGTACACGCTATCGTTCTGCTGTGAGGATGCGACAGGAAACTGAATAATTATGGCCAGCGGTGGGTGTAAGTCATATAATTTGCAAGTCACTCTTGCAAGTGTCCACTCTTAGCCTTCAAGGAAGTCTCTATTATTTGTGGCAAAAGCAAGTCGAGTCGAGTACCTACTAAATTTCAAGCAAGTTGACTCCGTTCATTTGGGATAAGCAATTACATCAAATGTCAAGCTGCCCAGTTTTGCTCAGTCACATCATACATTATATTCGCACAGGAGCCACTTTGCACTCAGAATCTGTACTCAGTATCTAACTCTTGAATAACTTAAATACTCTTACATATTTCATAAGTTGAAGCCaaactgtactgtatttgtaatTAATCATAACTTTTGGACAAACTATGTGAGATTTCCTGTGGCGCCCTGGATGATCCCTCACAGTACAATCATGTGCCACGGCAGCCAGGCTGGCAATGACTATTTGAGTATAGTAACATGTCATGTGGGGGTTACATTACATGACCAAGTAGAAATGGTCAGCTGGTGACATCTCCCTTAACAGAAATGCAAGTCTAGCTCTTTCATTATCAATATTTATGTTGGCGTTGGACCCAATTATGGTTGTGATTCATCACTTACATTTGATAAATCAAACTCTTTGGCTGTCCTTGCCTAGGAGGATCACTCCTGCACAATCAATATGTCGGGGCAGCTTGTTTAGACAAGGTAGCAGTGTGAGAGTGTAGTTGGGTGATGAGCTAGGCGGTTTTGAGTCCTTTGACAGAGCTAAATTTTGTGGCTGTGGGCGACCTGGCTTGAGCCCAGTGAGCTCAACACAATGCTGCTAAGTGGACTTCTCTGCAGTGGAGAGAGACCCAGTCATTAGTTGATTGTTTCTGAGGACGTTTGAGGACAGTGACAATCGTGACTTAAACATCCGGGTTGTGTTTCTGTCATGAAATGTGTTTTCTGTTTAGTCCAAATACTTTCCAGCCtgaaaaaatagatatattcgTAAAAGGAAAATTTCTTTTTCAATGCAGCGGCAATCATAAGTCTGTAGCTTCGCGTCTGTGTTCATTGTGTGCATGATTCAGGACAGATGTGGAACAAATGGGGCTGGCATTGCTAGCATTAGAAGTAATGAGATAAATTAGtgtttcagttttttttgttcctctaaAAGTTGAGTTGATGGCACCCAAAAAAGCTTCCTGCATGCTACATGAGAATACTTTCATATGCTTCCTTTTTTGTCATGGACCATTGAGAAGATTAACAGGAGAAATGTTGAATGAAATGCACCGTACTTGTGTCGTAGGTGAATTTAAGCATGGGCCTGTGCGTTCAGAAAtgcatattattttatttcatgcacATTCTGGTGTGATTGCATGGTAGCACTGGTTGTTCAGTCGAAGCAGCCAGGAGTGTCCCAAGTTAGAAAAGCTCGGTGAAACAAATGCGGTCATCCCCATACGTTTGACGGTGAGTCAAATCTTGTTTTATACTACTTTTTCTGATTCGATTTTCATATTTAGGATTTGTATTGGTTGATGTAGTAGTTTGCTGTAATGAGCAGATTCATCTGATTTCATTTTCTAAACCTCCCAAACTTTGGTATACAGCACCTGGCCATGGGCCAGTTTactaattttatttttacatgttgatttattttcccaTAAGAGAAAAGAGCTTTTAGTATGTAATGCAAGtatgtaaaatattattttaatatgcAGGCAGACACATTTAATGACCAAGACCAAGAAGTAAAAATTTGGACTGGCTAATAAGCATGCTGGATCATGGCCAAATATTACATTTGATATTCCTGCAAAACGTTGCACGTCCTGATTAAAGGAACATTTAGTAGAATTTGTGAGGACATAACTTGGAAAAACGTTTGAAATTCCATTACTAAAACTTACAGAAATAAGATGACTCGAACTGTTTTGAAATGatctcaaaataaaataaaatatcattcAACCAAGAGAGACATTGAAGTTGTTGTAAAATTGTACAATATTAGCAACACATCAAACAAAGCTGTCAAATTTTCCGTTAAGATATTTTGGAGGATTCCAATCAGCTGTTGTATCCAAACTGTTGAACAACTTTGAGGGCAAAGCGTTCAGTATAAACTGTatgtttctatttattttcatttaaaaatatcaGTTGATTTGACCCCACCCTCtgtttaaaatacaaaacagcTGTGGTTTTGATGGTGTTTGTTCAAGTGAGAGGTCATTGCCTCTACAGCAGTTTTCCGTCGAATCCCAAGAAGCTGGAACATCCTGTGTCTGGAGATCATGAAGCTAACTTTGTTCACCATAACTTGCTGGTGATTGTTGTACTCAGAAATGTGACTACAAAGGACCACTGTTATTTGCAGGGGCCAGGAATCCACATACAATGGATTTATTTGCATtaagaaggagggggggggggtaaaataaaatattattaataGTATAGAAATGTTTCTATGCATGCTCAAATCTTGTACGAGAGGCCTGAGAACTTCACTCTTCTGCACTGGATCTTAGCAGTTCCCAATATTGTGCCTGCATGGTGATGTCAGGTGTTGTTCCTCGTATCTGTTGCAGCCACGTGGTGTACTACCACTGTGCTCCGATCACTACTGGCACCACCTTTACCTTCCACATTTTTTTATCACTCGGGATTGTTACATCTATCACGAATGCTGTCTTCTGATATTTATCCGTCGCCACTAGTATGTTAGGCTGGTTGTCTGTCGCAAGTTTGTTCTGGTTGTTCTCAACCATCTTCAGTGGTGTCTGCCAATCAGttcgttcatccatccatcagttaTTCTGTCAAATGTCCTGAAGAATTGACTGCTGAGACCATTTGAAGTTTCTGAGCCACAACGCCAAACCCCATTGAGTTCTATAGTGTTCACCGCCTCTTGCcttgggataggttccagctcaCAAACCACCCTGAAGAACACCAgcctgaaaaaaatattaaattaatgGATCAAAATAAATACCTAAAGGCCTACCCCCAATAAAAACCTTAAAACTAATACTGGTGTGAGCATCGATACTGAAATATCTCCAATGGCAGATCTTTACGCTCAAAAATTGATTCTCAAATGAAAATGTTGATACTTAAATCTATCAAACCCTAATGTGGAATATATATCATCGAGAGGAACACTCTGCAAAATAAGCTCTTGTGCAAATGATGCCCAGAGGGTGTGAACTACTTTTTCTTCCGCTATGTTAGGCGTAAAAACCCACGCTGCACAGTCAATGTGACTTTGTCTGATAGCGGAGGCATTATGGCAGAGCGTAAAGAGGAGTCATGACTGGCTCTATTTCAGCTCAAAAATGCCGCGACGCTGCTTGTGATGTTTATGCAAAAACGATACGGAGTTGTGGCAACACAACAAACCTTGTGAAACACCTCAGGTTAAACCGCAAAACGTTAAATGAGGCATTCATGAGGCAGACAGAAAAGGAAAATACAATGTTGCTACTTGTACAGGAGGACAAACTGTGTAGCTTTGAATAGTGTTAAGCACTGTTGCTTCAACAAACAACTACATCAATTAATCTTGCCGTTATTATGTCAGCATAGATTTATTTGGGTAAGgctttctgaaaa is a window of Syngnathus typhle isolate RoL2023-S1 ecotype Sweden linkage group LG1, RoL_Styp_1.0, whole genome shotgun sequence DNA encoding:
- the LOC133157363 gene encoding alpha-1A adrenergic receptor-like; this encodes MSVSTDNVTTLWRNESSGGNHTEPAEVELSRAIPLGLVLGAFIVFAIAGNILVILSVVCNRHLRTPTNYFIINLAIADLLLGTTVLPVSATLEILDCWVFGRIFCDIWAAVDVLCCTASIMSLCVISIDRYIGVSHPLQYPGIVTEKRALLAMLGVWVLSLVISIGPLLGWKQPPSPDDTVCLITEEPFYALFSSLGSFYIPLVVILAMYCRVYIVAKRTTKNLEAGVMRERMNSGELTLRVHKGSQVHDEPAACVGKGRGHQARSSLAVKLLKFSREKKAAKTLGVVVGMFTLCWLPFFLALPIGSFNVNLRPPDVLFKVIFWLGYFNSCLNPIIYPCYSREFKVAFIRILRCQCHQRKRPRWTSYNYRSSTFSSSGHSRKGSNDQPPGCLNGSQRTLPSSASPSPSYLSKGLPSCPEGEALYTWTPTPSPNILPGSNTDRQQGCLITAVKGGEVGEEPTIGVFSFSFGKDKDKGGVAKDRTVPSYDV